A region from the Coffea eugenioides isolate CCC68of chromosome 9, Ceug_1.0, whole genome shotgun sequence genome encodes:
- the LOC113783847 gene encoding THO complex subunit 4A-like, which yields MADLLDMSLDDLINRNRKSGGDHGNFRGRGGGRGRGLGQAHCMSSGPGPTRRTLVFVPYRTVPYLRPRVAVTSRSPGLRMLETGMVEEGGASSGTKLYVSNLHFGVTNDDIKVLFSDVGELKRYAIHYDRTGKSTGTAEVVFARHSDALKAINRYNDLLLDGRPIKIEIIGGDFVAYAVPPSSEGDLGYQSGAFRSNSRDGFKQAGRRGQEGRGKKNLAEKVSAEALDADLEKYHEGALLSS from the exons ATGGCCGATCTTCTGGACATGTCCCTAGACGATCTTATCAACAGAAACAGGAAATCTGGAGGAGATCATGGCAATTTCAGAGGCCGCGGAGGAGGACGTGGCCGTGGCCTTGGCCAAGCTCACTGTATGAGTTCTGGTCCCGGCCCAACTCGCCGGACACTGGTCTTCGTTCCGTACCGTACGGTTCCGTACCTTCGACCACGTGTGGCTGTGACTTCAAGATCTCCG GGGCTTCGGATGCTTGAAACTGGGATGGTTGAAGAAGGAGGGGCTAGCAGTGGGACAAAACTCTACGTGTCCAACCTGCATTTTGGGGTTACTAATGACGATATCAAG GTACTATTTTCAGATGTTGGTGAGCTAAAGCGATATGCAATTCACTATGACCGGACTGGAAAGTCCACG GGAACTGCAGAAGTGGTATTTGCACGACATtcagatgctttaaaagctatcaATAGATACAATGATTTGCTGCTTGATGGGAGGCCAATCAAAATTGAGATTATAGGAGGTGATTTTGTAGCATATGCTGTGCCTCCATCAAGTGAAGGCGATTTGGGATATCAAAGTGGGGCCTTCAGAAG TAACAGCAGGGATGGGTTTAAGCAAGCAGGGAGACGTGGACAGGAAGGTCGAGGAAAGAAAAATCTTGCTGAAAAAGTCTCAGCCGAAGCTCTTGATGCTGATTTGGAGAAATATCATGAAGGTGCTCTGCTAAGTAGCTAA
- the LOC113782880 gene encoding uncharacterized protein LOC113782880 isoform X2 yields MVGLSSRASQRSDHLKSSEKNRGPFVPFVISFSDDDSGSDSDDSRRNTLATKDQTQGVDRSSRPPVSSLQRSPKLLQNKNKKARLVNREAFPSRPFVNGATSWNCRQIPSSRNFSTVQKGVAGDHGSLQKSIVHVNTNKRQLQDLRQLIAIRESQLKLKSTQQTKNSVGGSGSDGKFKNPGNPGNRVRKDSGFDLRGELNKADKKRLKTGKPQCSQLDLDNNLHSLQPILTSGKSRVDNSGKESVDDHDHRSKKLSLGTSLSGVQKQSEARDSLSLENPLNTAIAGNCTVANNIQCARNPKQGDPVIWLKQSGQIGKRATGDFPNRSLDPEEYARHDVQVSIQNNVTSGTNLTERCDSDQAKSSDQVSKLKSDDKVQASSLHLADGNLQKASLSNPSLLNGLDKLNMMGNNMDLQSLLEYEELQDKEIEDAQEHRRRCEIEERNALMAYRKAQRALIEANARCSQLYSKRELYSAQLRSLMMENPNLVVSLRQHDQVEAQLDSFNYVSDVNEHQIPASSHQVHTGSDINGIRGNNSNVPPANDHYQNPSNMHVSGQNLVSDPCSKREGSPSEGHKQPVSNGVCSPSGDLSQSSYQEGEIFEFNHKSAQENIESERTSEFNKDREKDIYEESERQPPFDSSQDCFLLEASLRSQLFEKLKTKKLPKKGTTQSTEDLVERNDENDDSRQMMETDTADVPLSEAENGKHSDYEDYSKEERCPELPVQINNQFDILHSEHASSSQDVCMGSCISLGSQEFKTSGTFLLPSMKCAFSALKFIELCSVLESNNASTGMLISDVDEENEDNRVTCKSKPSTSNLDLPETSINLFVGKSGYYSCNLAIDPFWPLCMYELRGRCNNSECSWQHVRDYCCDNMKHDSTDYSVVQVRRQSPREQFDGAMVRRKSLNHVDLAAPTYVVSLDILRPDSQSFISTSSQGYGQCWGKCFSAFLVLSSLCPMVSQSNEPFLHGTQARIEVHCSWNRQTSYFNNRNGTLGQIDQCVVDADQSLEIAILNFNQEADKYKARMQALKVLAQAIEDNPTSAVLWIVYLQIFYSNQKAIVKDDLFRYAVEYNKESYELWLLYINSRVQLDDRLAAYDIALLALSHHTSTSDGDAMRASHCTLDIFLQMMNFLCMSGSAGMALEKIAGLFWSSKKSDNNLQLSLPDIVTCLTICDKFIFWICCVYILLYKKLPDAVVQKFECRKECSAIEWPSISLRSDEKQQAASLLELAVDSLALYMDHESLENETTLRAAHLFALNHVRCVSVLEGLECSRNLLGKYIKLYPSCLELVLMSAWAEYDLGGSNFNGFEEALRNWPDEVPGIHCIWNQYVGCVFQSGKFDFVKDLMDQWFHSVLEARYSDCGVLQAKDEKSDSSLISISVSDLHAWFFSCGQNDTVFGMLNLSLYKLLQNNQSEAQAALDLALKAATADNYQHCLRELVPFLLIDSIRDKGVVHLKGILNILNVHLVDVRASLGAEPLSRDFIQKIKKPVARQLVSKLLSPASADFSLMSLVLEVWYGLTLLPRVCDKVTDLVDFVEALMEILPSNYLLAFSVCKKLSSNATKCSASLSFWASSLLVNALFHAVPIAPEYAWVEAADVLHDLTDIKCIQESFHKKAVSVYPFSIKLWKSYLRLCETEGNVESVKKAAKEKGIELD; encoded by the exons ATGGTTGGTCTATCTTCTAGAGCTTCTCAGCGGTCAGACCATCTCAAGAGTTCTGAGAAGAATCGAGGACCATTTGTGCCATTTGTCATAAGTTTTTCAGATGATGACAGTGGCAGTGATTCTGATGATAGCAGGCGTAATACTCTGGCAACTAAAGACCAAACACAGGGAGTAGATAGAAGTAGCAGACCACCTGTATCTTCTCTCCAAAGGTCGCCGAAGTTgcttcaaaataaaaataagaaagctAGATTAGTCAACAGAGAAGCCTTTCCTAGTCGCCCATTTGTCAATGGAGCAACTTCATGGAATTGTAGACAAATACCTAGCTCTAGAAATTTCAGTACTGTACAGAAAGGGGTAGCCGGTGATCATGGGTCTTTGCAGAAATCAATTGTACATGTTAATACTAACAAAAGACAACTGCAAGACCTAAGACAGCTAATTGCAATCCGAGAAAGTCAGTTAAAGCTCAAGTCAACCCAGCAAACTAAAAATTCAGTTGGTGGATCAGGTAGTGATGGTAAATTTAAAAACCCTGGCAATCCTGGGAACAGGGTTCGCAAAGACTCAGGTTTTGACTTGCGCGGTGAGTTGAACAAAGCTGACAAGAAGCGCCTAAAAACTGGAAAACCACAGTGTAGCCAGCTAGATTTAGATAATAATCTTCATTCTCTGCAGCCGATTTTAACATCAGGAAAGTCTAGGGTGGATAATAGTGGTAAAGAGAGTGTAGATGATCATGATCATCGTAGCAAAAAACTTTCCTTGGGTACATCGCTTTCTGGAGTGCAGAAACAGTCAGAGGCGAGGGACTCTCTTTCATTAGAAAATCCTCTTAATACTGCTATTGCGG GTAATTGTACTGTTGCTAATAACATACAGTGTGCCAGGAATCCTAAACAAGGCGATCCTGTAATTTGGTTGAAACAATCTGGGCAAATAGGAAAAAGGGCGACTGGTGATTTTCCAAATAGATCA TTGGATCCCGAGGAGTATGCTCGTCATGATGTTCAAGTGTCCATCCAGAACAATGTTACATCTGGCACTAATTTAACAGAAAGGTGTGATAGCGATCAAGCAAAATCTAGTGACCAAGTGAGCAAATTAAAATCAGATGACAAAGTTCAGGCATCTAGTCTGCATCTTGCTGATGGTAACTTACAG AAGGCAAGTCTGAGTAATCCAAGTTTGTTGAATGGTTTGGACAAGTTAAACATGATGGGGAATAACATGGATTTGCAGTCACTGCTGGAGTATGAGGAGTTGCAAGATAAGGAAATAGAGGATGCACAAGAGCATCGGCGCAGATGTGAAATAGAAGAAAGAAATGCACTTATGGCTTATCGGAAGGCCCAGAGAGCCTTGATTGAAGCTAATGCGAGATGCTCTCAACTCTACAGTAAAAGGGAATTATACTCGGCACAGCTTCGATCTCTCATGATGGAGAACCCAAATTTGGTTGTCTCCCTAAGACAGCATGATCAGGTAGAAGCCCAATTGGATTCTTTTAATTATGTTTCTGATGTTAATGAGCATCAAATACCCGCATCCAGCCATCAAGTGCACACTGGATCTGATATTAATGGCATACGCGGTAATAATAGTAATGTACCTCCTGCAAACGATCACTATCAGAACCCATCTAATATGCATGTGAGTGGGCAGAACTTGGTATCTGATCCTTGCTCCAAGCGTGAGGGAAGTCCTTCGGAGGGTCACAAGCAACCTGTGTCAAATGGTGTCTGCTCCCCTTCTGGTGATTTAAGTCAGTCATCTTATCAGGAAGGTGAGATATTTGAATTTAACCATAAATCTGCTCAAGAAAATATAGAATCTGAAAGAACATCAGAATTCAACAAAGATAGGGAAAAGGACATCTATGAGGAGTCTGAAAGACAACCGCCATTTGATAGTTCTCAAGACTGTTTTCTTCTTGAAGCGTCATTAAGGTCACAGCTCTTTGAAAAGCTAAAGacaaaaaaattgccaaaaaagGGGACAACCCAGAGCACGGAAGATTTAGTTGaaagaaatgatgaaaatgatgacAGTAGACAGATGATGGAGACTGATACTGCAGATGTACCATTGTCTGAGGCAGAGAATGGCAAACATTCAGATTATGAAG ATTatagcaaggaagaaagatGTCCTGAACTACCAGTCCAGATTAACAACCAGTTTGATATTCTGCATTCAGAGCATGCATCTTCCTCCCAAGATGTTTGTATGGGTAGTTGTATTTCTCTGGGAAGTCAAGAATTTAAAACCTCTGGCACTTTTCTCTTGCCGTCAATGAAGTGTGCATTTAGTGCCCTGAAGTTCATAGAACTTTGCAGTGTGCTAGAGTCCAATAATGCAAGTACAGGTATGCTCATATCCGATGTTGATGAGGAGAACGAGGATAACCGGGTCACTTGTAAAAGCAAGCCTAGTACATCAAACTTGGATTTGCCTGAAACTTCAATCAACTTATTTGTTGGAAAAAGTGGGTATTACTCCTGCAATCTAGCTATTGACCCATTCTGGCCACTTTGTATGTATGAACTCCGAGGAAGATGCAACAACAGTGAGTGTTCTTGGCAGCATGTTAGAGACTACTGCTGCGACAACATGAAACATGATAGTACTGATTATTCTG TTGTTCAGGTCAGAAGACAATCACCCAGGGAACAATTTGATGGTGCTATGGTGCGTAGGAAGTCTCTGAATCATGTTGATTTAGCTGCCCCTACTTATGTTGTCAGCTTAGACATTCTGAGACCTGATTCACAATCATTTATATCTACTTCATCTCAAGGTTATGGACAATGCTGGGGGAAGTGTTTCAGTGCTTTCTTGGTTTTGTCTAGTTTGTGTCCGATGGTTTCACAATCAAATGAGCCATTTTTGCATGGCACTCAAGCTCGTATAGAGGTCCACTGTAGCTGGAATAGACAGACATCTTATTTTAACAACAGAAATGGGACACTG GGTCAAATTGATCAATGTGTCGTTGATGCTGACCAATCCCTGGAAATAGCTATCCTTAATTTCAATCAGGAGGCTGACAAGTATAAAGCAAGGATGCAG GCTCTTAAAGTTCTTGCTCAAGCCATTGAGGACAATCCCACATCTGCAGTTCTTTGGATAGTTTACTTGCAAATTTTCTACAGTAATCAGAAGGCAATTGTAAAGGATGACTTGTTCCGATATGCG GTTGAATACAACAAAGAATCTTATGAACTCTGGCTTTTATACATTAACAGTCGTGTACAGCTCGATGATCGGCTGGCTGCATATGATATTGCACTATTGGCTCTTTCTCACCATACATCTACTTCTGATGGAGATGCCATGCGTGCAAGCCATTGCACTTTGGATATATTTCTGCAGATGATGAATTTTTTGTGCATGTCTGGCAGTGCTGGTATGGCCCTTGAGAAGATCGCTGGGCTCTTTTGGTCCTCTAAGAAATCTGACAATAACCTTCAACTTTCTCTTCCTGATATTGTTACTTGCCTGACCATTTGTGACAAATTCATCTTCTGGATCTGTTGTGTGTATATACTTCTATATAAGAAATTGCCTGATGCTGTGGTACAGAAATTTGAATGTAGGAAAGAATGTTCTGCTATAGAGTGGCCTTCGATTTCTTTAAGATCTGATGAGAAGCAACAAGCTGCTTCACTCTTGGAATTAGCTGTTGATTCACTAGCATTGTACATGGATCATGAATCACTTGAAAATGAAACAACTCTAAGGGCTGCACACCTGTTTGCTCTCAACCATGTTAGATGTGTATCGGTTCTGGAGGGCCTCGAATGCAGTAGAAATTTGCTTGGAAAATATATCAAGTTGTATCCGTCATGTTTAGAACTTGTTTTGATGTCAGCTTGGGCTGAATATGACTTGGGGGGCTCCAATTTTAATGGATTTGAGGAAGCTCTTAGAAACTGGCCGGATGAAGTTCCTGGCATTcattgtatttggaatcaataTGTTGGATGTGTCTTCCAGAGTGGGAAATTTGATTTTGTGAAGGACTTAATGGACCAATGGTTTCATTCTGTTCTGGAGGCAAGATATTCTGATTGTGGAGTTTTGCAAGCTAAAGATGAGAAGTCAGATAGTTCACTGATATCAATTTCAGTGTCAGATCTCCATGCTTGGTTTTTTAGTTGTGGTCAGAATGACACTGTGTTCGGGATGCTCAATCTTTCATTGTATAAATTACTGCAGAACAATCAATCCGAAGCTCAAGCTGCATTAGATCTGGCACTGAAGGCAGCTACCGCTGATAATTACCAGCATTGTTTGAGAGAACTTGTCCCGTTTTTGCTTATAGATAGTATCAGAGATAAGGGGGTGGTTCATCTCAAAGGCATATTGAACATTCTGAATGTTCATCTGGTTGATGTTCGAGCTTCACTTGGCGCAGAACCACTGTCGCGagatttcattcaaaaaatCAAGAAGCCTGTTGCCCGACAGCTTGTCAGCAAGTTGTTGAGTCCAGCTTCAGCTGACTTTTCTTTGATGAGCTTGGTTCTTGAAGTATGGTACGGTCTTACTCTGTTACCCCGTGTTTGTGATAAAGTGACGGATTTGGTGGACTTTGTGGAAGCCCTGATGGAGATTCTGCCTTCTAATTATTTGCTTGCATTTTCTGTCTGCAAAAAGCTTAGTTCCAATGCCACAAAGTGCTCTGCCAGTTTATCTTTCTGGGCAAGTTCACTCTTGGTAAATGCACTTTTTCATGCTGTTCCTATAGCACCAGAATATGCATGGGTGGAAGCAGCAGATGTTTTGCATGATTTGACGGACATTAAGTGTATACAGGAGAGTTTTCACAAGAAAGCTGTATCCGTATATCCGTTTTCCATCAAACTGTGGAAATCTTATCTCCGTTTATGCGAGACTGAAGGGAATGTGGAATCTGTTAAAAAAGctgccaaagaaaaaggaatcGAGCTGGACTAA
- the LOC113782880 gene encoding uncharacterized protein LOC113782880 isoform X1 — MESYELMKNNSDDDDDDHNSTQKAGLRVAVARGEKLAPATNSKAKAAANDSSKSREEGELSSSDDDDDDFHATASTSHLAGCDTAQADQPDSAEASSVDKVIQDAEREQHDPAIKSASMVGLSSRASQRSDHLKSSEKNRGPFVPFVISFSDDDSGSDSDDSRRNTLATKDQTQGVDRSSRPPVSSLQRSPKLLQNKNKKARLVNREAFPSRPFVNGATSWNCRQIPSSRNFSTVQKGVAGDHGSLQKSIVHVNTNKRQLQDLRQLIAIRESQLKLKSTQQTKNSVGGSGSDGKFKNPGNPGNRVRKDSGFDLRGELNKADKKRLKTGKPQCSQLDLDNNLHSLQPILTSGKSRVDNSGKESVDDHDHRSKKLSLGTSLSGVQKQSEARDSLSLENPLNTAIAGNCTVANNIQCARNPKQGDPVIWLKQSGQIGKRATGDFPNRSLDPEEYARHDVQVSIQNNVTSGTNLTERCDSDQAKSSDQVSKLKSDDKVQASSLHLADGNLQKASLSNPSLLNGLDKLNMMGNNMDLQSLLEYEELQDKEIEDAQEHRRRCEIEERNALMAYRKAQRALIEANARCSQLYSKRELYSAQLRSLMMENPNLVVSLRQHDQVEAQLDSFNYVSDVNEHQIPASSHQVHTGSDINGIRGNNSNVPPANDHYQNPSNMHVSGQNLVSDPCSKREGSPSEGHKQPVSNGVCSPSGDLSQSSYQEGEIFEFNHKSAQENIESERTSEFNKDREKDIYEESERQPPFDSSQDCFLLEASLRSQLFEKLKTKKLPKKGTTQSTEDLVERNDENDDSRQMMETDTADVPLSEAENGKHSDYEDYSKEERCPELPVQINNQFDILHSEHASSSQDVCMGSCISLGSQEFKTSGTFLLPSMKCAFSALKFIELCSVLESNNASTGMLISDVDEENEDNRVTCKSKPSTSNLDLPETSINLFVGKSGYYSCNLAIDPFWPLCMYELRGRCNNSECSWQHVRDYCCDNMKHDSTDYSVVQVRRQSPREQFDGAMVRRKSLNHVDLAAPTYVVSLDILRPDSQSFISTSSQGYGQCWGKCFSAFLVLSSLCPMVSQSNEPFLHGTQARIEVHCSWNRQTSYFNNRNGTLGQIDQCVVDADQSLEIAILNFNQEADKYKARMQALKVLAQAIEDNPTSAVLWIVYLQIFYSNQKAIVKDDLFRYAVEYNKESYELWLLYINSRVQLDDRLAAYDIALLALSHHTSTSDGDAMRASHCTLDIFLQMMNFLCMSGSAGMALEKIAGLFWSSKKSDNNLQLSLPDIVTCLTICDKFIFWICCVYILLYKKLPDAVVQKFECRKECSAIEWPSISLRSDEKQQAASLLELAVDSLALYMDHESLENETTLRAAHLFALNHVRCVSVLEGLECSRNLLGKYIKLYPSCLELVLMSAWAEYDLGGSNFNGFEEALRNWPDEVPGIHCIWNQYVGCVFQSGKFDFVKDLMDQWFHSVLEARYSDCGVLQAKDEKSDSSLISISVSDLHAWFFSCGQNDTVFGMLNLSLYKLLQNNQSEAQAALDLALKAATADNYQHCLRELVPFLLIDSIRDKGVVHLKGILNILNVHLVDVRASLGAEPLSRDFIQKIKKPVARQLVSKLLSPASADFSLMSLVLEVWYGLTLLPRVCDKVTDLVDFVEALMEILPSNYLLAFSVCKKLSSNATKCSASLSFWASSLLVNALFHAVPIAPEYAWVEAADVLHDLTDIKCIQESFHKKAVSVYPFSIKLWKSYLRLCETEGNVESVKKAAKEKGIELD, encoded by the exons ATGGAAAGCTATGAATTAATGAAGAATAACAGCGACGACGACGACGACGACCACAATTCTACCCAAAAAGCCGGCCTGAGAGTTGCTGTAGCTAGGGGGGAAAAGCTCGCTCCGGCTACTAATTCCAAGGCTAAGGCTGCAGCTAATGACTCCTCTAAAAGCAGAGAAGAAGGCGAACTCTCTTCCTCTGATGATGACGACGAT GACTTCCATGCTACTGCATCTACATCTCATCTTGCTGGATGTGATACTGCTCAGGCGGATCAGCCAGATTCTGCTGAAGCTTCTTCAGTAGATAAGGTCATTCAGGATGCAGAGAGGG AACAGCATGATCCTGCCATCAAGTCTGCAAGCATGGTTGGTCTATCTTCTAGAGCTTCTCAGCGGTCAGACCATCTCAAGAGTTCTGAGAAGAATCGAGGACCATTTGTGCCATTTGTCATAAGTTTTTCAGATGATGACAGTGGCAGTGATTCTGATGATAGCAGGCGTAATACTCTGGCAACTAAAGACCAAACACAGGGAGTAGATAGAAGTAGCAGACCACCTGTATCTTCTCTCCAAAGGTCGCCGAAGTTgcttcaaaataaaaataagaaagctAGATTAGTCAACAGAGAAGCCTTTCCTAGTCGCCCATTTGTCAATGGAGCAACTTCATGGAATTGTAGACAAATACCTAGCTCTAGAAATTTCAGTACTGTACAGAAAGGGGTAGCCGGTGATCATGGGTCTTTGCAGAAATCAATTGTACATGTTAATACTAACAAAAGACAACTGCAAGACCTAAGACAGCTAATTGCAATCCGAGAAAGTCAGTTAAAGCTCAAGTCAACCCAGCAAACTAAAAATTCAGTTGGTGGATCAGGTAGTGATGGTAAATTTAAAAACCCTGGCAATCCTGGGAACAGGGTTCGCAAAGACTCAGGTTTTGACTTGCGCGGTGAGTTGAACAAAGCTGACAAGAAGCGCCTAAAAACTGGAAAACCACAGTGTAGCCAGCTAGATTTAGATAATAATCTTCATTCTCTGCAGCCGATTTTAACATCAGGAAAGTCTAGGGTGGATAATAGTGGTAAAGAGAGTGTAGATGATCATGATCATCGTAGCAAAAAACTTTCCTTGGGTACATCGCTTTCTGGAGTGCAGAAACAGTCAGAGGCGAGGGACTCTCTTTCATTAGAAAATCCTCTTAATACTGCTATTGCGG GTAATTGTACTGTTGCTAATAACATACAGTGTGCCAGGAATCCTAAACAAGGCGATCCTGTAATTTGGTTGAAACAATCTGGGCAAATAGGAAAAAGGGCGACTGGTGATTTTCCAAATAGATCA TTGGATCCCGAGGAGTATGCTCGTCATGATGTTCAAGTGTCCATCCAGAACAATGTTACATCTGGCACTAATTTAACAGAAAGGTGTGATAGCGATCAAGCAAAATCTAGTGACCAAGTGAGCAAATTAAAATCAGATGACAAAGTTCAGGCATCTAGTCTGCATCTTGCTGATGGTAACTTACAG AAGGCAAGTCTGAGTAATCCAAGTTTGTTGAATGGTTTGGACAAGTTAAACATGATGGGGAATAACATGGATTTGCAGTCACTGCTGGAGTATGAGGAGTTGCAAGATAAGGAAATAGAGGATGCACAAGAGCATCGGCGCAGATGTGAAATAGAAGAAAGAAATGCACTTATGGCTTATCGGAAGGCCCAGAGAGCCTTGATTGAAGCTAATGCGAGATGCTCTCAACTCTACAGTAAAAGGGAATTATACTCGGCACAGCTTCGATCTCTCATGATGGAGAACCCAAATTTGGTTGTCTCCCTAAGACAGCATGATCAGGTAGAAGCCCAATTGGATTCTTTTAATTATGTTTCTGATGTTAATGAGCATCAAATACCCGCATCCAGCCATCAAGTGCACACTGGATCTGATATTAATGGCATACGCGGTAATAATAGTAATGTACCTCCTGCAAACGATCACTATCAGAACCCATCTAATATGCATGTGAGTGGGCAGAACTTGGTATCTGATCCTTGCTCCAAGCGTGAGGGAAGTCCTTCGGAGGGTCACAAGCAACCTGTGTCAAATGGTGTCTGCTCCCCTTCTGGTGATTTAAGTCAGTCATCTTATCAGGAAGGTGAGATATTTGAATTTAACCATAAATCTGCTCAAGAAAATATAGAATCTGAAAGAACATCAGAATTCAACAAAGATAGGGAAAAGGACATCTATGAGGAGTCTGAAAGACAACCGCCATTTGATAGTTCTCAAGACTGTTTTCTTCTTGAAGCGTCATTAAGGTCACAGCTCTTTGAAAAGCTAAAGacaaaaaaattgccaaaaaagGGGACAACCCAGAGCACGGAAGATTTAGTTGaaagaaatgatgaaaatgatgacAGTAGACAGATGATGGAGACTGATACTGCAGATGTACCATTGTCTGAGGCAGAGAATGGCAAACATTCAGATTATGAAG ATTatagcaaggaagaaagatGTCCTGAACTACCAGTCCAGATTAACAACCAGTTTGATATTCTGCATTCAGAGCATGCATCTTCCTCCCAAGATGTTTGTATGGGTAGTTGTATTTCTCTGGGAAGTCAAGAATTTAAAACCTCTGGCACTTTTCTCTTGCCGTCAATGAAGTGTGCATTTAGTGCCCTGAAGTTCATAGAACTTTGCAGTGTGCTAGAGTCCAATAATGCAAGTACAGGTATGCTCATATCCGATGTTGATGAGGAGAACGAGGATAACCGGGTCACTTGTAAAAGCAAGCCTAGTACATCAAACTTGGATTTGCCTGAAACTTCAATCAACTTATTTGTTGGAAAAAGTGGGTATTACTCCTGCAATCTAGCTATTGACCCATTCTGGCCACTTTGTATGTATGAACTCCGAGGAAGATGCAACAACAGTGAGTGTTCTTGGCAGCATGTTAGAGACTACTGCTGCGACAACATGAAACATGATAGTACTGATTATTCTG TTGTTCAGGTCAGAAGACAATCACCCAGGGAACAATTTGATGGTGCTATGGTGCGTAGGAAGTCTCTGAATCATGTTGATTTAGCTGCCCCTACTTATGTTGTCAGCTTAGACATTCTGAGACCTGATTCACAATCATTTATATCTACTTCATCTCAAGGTTATGGACAATGCTGGGGGAAGTGTTTCAGTGCTTTCTTGGTTTTGTCTAGTTTGTGTCCGATGGTTTCACAATCAAATGAGCCATTTTTGCATGGCACTCAAGCTCGTATAGAGGTCCACTGTAGCTGGAATAGACAGACATCTTATTTTAACAACAGAAATGGGACACTG GGTCAAATTGATCAATGTGTCGTTGATGCTGACCAATCCCTGGAAATAGCTATCCTTAATTTCAATCAGGAGGCTGACAAGTATAAAGCAAGGATGCAG GCTCTTAAAGTTCTTGCTCAAGCCATTGAGGACAATCCCACATCTGCAGTTCTTTGGATAGTTTACTTGCAAATTTTCTACAGTAATCAGAAGGCAATTGTAAAGGATGACTTGTTCCGATATGCG GTTGAATACAACAAAGAATCTTATGAACTCTGGCTTTTATACATTAACAGTCGTGTACAGCTCGATGATCGGCTGGCTGCATATGATATTGCACTATTGGCTCTTTCTCACCATACATCTACTTCTGATGGAGATGCCATGCGTGCAAGCCATTGCACTTTGGATATATTTCTGCAGATGATGAATTTTTTGTGCATGTCTGGCAGTGCTGGTATGGCCCTTGAGAAGATCGCTGGGCTCTTTTGGTCCTCTAAGAAATCTGACAATAACCTTCAACTTTCTCTTCCTGATATTGTTACTTGCCTGACCATTTGTGACAAATTCATCTTCTGGATCTGTTGTGTGTATATACTTCTATATAAGAAATTGCCTGATGCTGTGGTACAGAAATTTGAATGTAGGAAAGAATGTTCTGCTATAGAGTGGCCTTCGATTTCTTTAAGATCTGATGAGAAGCAACAAGCTGCTTCACTCTTGGAATTAGCTGTTGATTCACTAGCATTGTACATGGATCATGAATCACTTGAAAATGAAACAACTCTAAGGGCTGCACACCTGTTTGCTCTCAACCATGTTAGATGTGTATCGGTTCTGGAGGGCCTCGAATGCAGTAGAAATTTGCTTGGAAAATATATCAAGTTGTATCCGTCATGTTTAGAACTTGTTTTGATGTCAGCTTGGGCTGAATATGACTTGGGGGGCTCCAATTTTAATGGATTTGAGGAAGCTCTTAGAAACTGGCCGGATGAAGTTCCTGGCATTcattgtatttggaatcaataTGTTGGATGTGTCTTCCAGAGTGGGAAATTTGATTTTGTGAAGGACTTAATGGACCAATGGTTTCATTCTGTTCTGGAGGCAAGATATTCTGATTGTGGAGTTTTGCAAGCTAAAGATGAGAAGTCAGATAGTTCACTGATATCAATTTCAGTGTCAGATCTCCATGCTTGGTTTTTTAGTTGTGGTCAGAATGACACTGTGTTCGGGATGCTCAATCTTTCATTGTATAAATTACTGCAGAACAATCAATCCGAAGCTCAAGCTGCATTAGATCTGGCACTGAAGGCAGCTACCGCTGATAATTACCAGCATTGTTTGAGAGAACTTGTCCCGTTTTTGCTTATAGATAGTATCAGAGATAAGGGGGTGGTTCATCTCAAAGGCATATTGAACATTCTGAATGTTCATCTGGTTGATGTTCGAGCTTCACTTGGCGCAGAACCACTGTCGCGagatttcattcaaaaaatCAAGAAGCCTGTTGCCCGACAGCTTGTCAGCAAGTTGTTGAGTCCAGCTTCAGCTGACTTTTCTTTGATGAGCTTGGTTCTTGAAGTATGGTACGGTCTTACTCTGTTACCCCGTGTTTGTGATAAAGTGACGGATTTGGTGGACTTTGTGGAAGCCCTGATGGAGATTCTGCCTTCTAATTATTTGCTTGCATTTTCTGTCTGCAAAAAGCTTAGTTCCAATGCCACAAAGTGCTCTGCCAGTTTATCTTTCTGGGCAAGTTCACTCTTGGTAAATGCACTTTTTCATGCTGTTCCTATAGCACCAGAATATGCATGGGTGGAAGCAGCAGATGTTTTGCATGATTTGACGGACATTAAGTGTATACAGGAGAGTTTTCACAAGAAAGCTGTATCCGTATATCCGTTTTCCATCAAACTGTGGAAATCTTATCTCCGTTTATGCGAGACTGAAGGGAATGTGGAATCTGTTAAAAAAGctgccaaagaaaaaggaatcGAGCTGGACTAA